One Holophagales bacterium genomic window, CGAGGACCGAGTCGACCGACGCGTTCGCGCTGAGCGAGGTCATCGTGGCGGCATAGACCCGGTCTCCCGCCCCGGCGGCGAAAACGTAGAAGTCGACGTCGCCGTTGGGGAAGACGTTCCCTTCGAGGACGGCGCTCGATCCGCCGAGGAGAGTGGCCGTGACGGCCGTTCCGTTCGGCTCGACCTCACGACCCAGCCCCTGACCGCGCCTCACGGAACCGACCCTGGAGACCCGCGGTTCCCTCGACCCCGTCATCGGAACGCTCGTGCCCGCTTTCTCAGGGGCGTCGTCCTGCGGAGCGATCTCGACGACGGGCAGGCCGCCCGCGACCTGCGCCCGAACGGTGCCGGCGGAAACGCCGAGCGAAAGGGCGAGGATAGAGGGGACGATCCAGGTCTGGCGCATGGGGTTTCCTCTCGGGCGCCGGTCCGGCGCCCACTCGGCAGTCTCGAGGCTCGTTGAAGTCGCCGCAGCCTATCTTCGACCTGCACTCGTGACAAGTTCGAGGAGGCCACGGGAGCCTCTCGTCTCGGTGCGGTTCGCCTGTCGGCCCGGCCGTACCGTGGGGACCCGCCCAGACGCTTCGCTACACTTCCGGCCATGCCACGCCTCCGCCTCCTGACCGCCGGCGAATCGCACGGGCCGCTCCTGACGGCGATCCTCGAGGGGCTCCCTGCGGGCCTGCGGCTCGACCTCGCCGCAATCGACGCCGACCTCGCACGGCGCCAGCACGGGTACGGCCGCGGCGGGCGGATGAAGCTCGAGCGGGACCGGGTGCGGTTCACCGGGGGGCTGCGCGGCGGGGAGACGCTCGGCTCTCCGCTCGCGATGACGGTCGAGAACCTCGACCACGGCGTCTGGGAGAAGGTGATGGGGCCGGTCGAGGTCGACCCGGAGGCCGCGGCGAAGCGGCGGCTCTCCTCGCCGCGCCCCGGGCACGCGGACCTGCCGGGCGGGCTCAAGTACGGCCGCCACGACCTGCGCGACGTCCTCGAACGGGCGAGCGCGAGAGAGACGGCCGCGCGCGTGGCGGCGGGCGCCGTCTGCCGGCAGCTCCTCGGCGCGTTCGGCATCGAGGTGAAGAGCGGCGTCCTGTCGGTCGGCCCGGTCGCGAGCGAGGAGCCGCGCGAGGGATGGTCGTTCGCGAGCCTGGCGGCGGTGCGCGAGGACTCACCTTTCCGCGCCGTCGACGCGAGCCTCGAGCCGAAGATGACGCAGGCGGTCGACGCCGCCGCGAAGGCGGGCGACACGCTCGGCGGGACGATCCTCGTCGCGGCGCGCGGCGTGCCGCCCGGCCTCGGGTCGCACGTCTCGTGGGACCGCAAGCTCGACGGGATCGTCGGCCAGGCGATGCTCTCGATCCCCTCGGTCAAGGCCGTCTCGATCGGCTCGGGCGTCTCGAACGCGTTCGCTCCGGGTTCCCTGGCGCACGACCCGATCGCCTACTCCGAGGAGCGCGGCTTTCACCGGACGCAGAACCGTGCCGGAGGCCTCGAGGGCGGGATCACGAACGGCGAGGACGTCCTCGTGGTCCTCTTCCAGAAGCCGATCGCCACGCTGCGCGAGGGGCTGCCGTCGGTCGACCTCGACACGAAGGAGCCGCACCGGGCGCAGTACGAGCGCTCCGACGTGACCGCCGTCCCCGCCTGCGGCGTCATCGCCGAGGCGATGCTCGCGCTCGTCCTCGCGGGGGCGCTCCTGGAGAAGACCGGCGGAGACGCGATGGAAGAGGTCCGGCGGAACCTCGAGGGCTTCCTCGCGGCCCAGCGGAGGTTCTGAGCGCGATGGACTTCTCCCGCGAATCCCTCGACCGCGAGTTCCCCTCGCGCCTCTCGACGATCCAGATGAACCACGCGGCGGTGTCGCCGCTTCCGACGCGCGCCGTGGCGGCTC contains:
- the aroC gene encoding chorismate synthase, with the protein product MPRLRLLTAGESHGPLLTAILEGLPAGLRLDLAAIDADLARRQHGYGRGGRMKLERDRVRFTGGLRGGETLGSPLAMTVENLDHGVWEKVMGPVEVDPEAAAKRRLSSPRPGHADLPGGLKYGRHDLRDVLERASARETAARVAAGAVCRQLLGAFGIEVKSGVLSVGPVASEEPREGWSFASLAAVREDSPFRAVDASLEPKMTQAVDAAAKAGDTLGGTILVAARGVPPGLGSHVSWDRKLDGIVGQAMLSIPSVKAVSIGSGVSNAFAPGSLAHDPIAYSEERGFHRTQNRAGGLEGGITNGEDVLVVLFQKPIATLREGLPSVDLDTKEPHRAQYERSDVTAVPACGVIAEAMLALVLAGALLEKTGGDAMEEVRRNLEGFLAAQRRF